A window of Helicoverpa armigera isolate CAAS_96S chromosome 30, ASM3070526v1, whole genome shotgun sequence contains these coding sequences:
- the LOC126056181 gene encoding histone H2B — MPPKTSGKAAKKSGKAQKNISKTDKKKKKHKRKESYAIYIYKVLKQVHPDTGISSKAMSIMNSFVNDIFERIAAEASRLAHYNKRSTITSREVQTSVRLLLPGELAKHAVSEGTKAVTKYTSSK, encoded by the coding sequence ATGCCGCCCAAGACAAGTGGTAAAGCCGCCAAGAAATCTGGCAAAGCCCAGAAGAACATCTCCAAAACcgacaagaagaagaagaagcacaAGAGGAAGGAGAGCTACGCCATCTACATCTACAAGGTGTTGAAGCAGGTGCACCCCGACACCGGTATCTCCAGCAAGGCCATGTCGATCATGAACTCGTTCGTGAACGACATTTTCGAGCGCATCGCCGCCGAAGCTTCCCGTCTCGCCCACTACAACAAGAGGTCCACCATCACATCGAGGGAGGTCCAAACTTCCGTCAGGCTCCTGCTGCCCGGTGAGCTCGCCAAGCACGCCGTCAGTGAAGGCACCAAGGCCGTCACCAAGTACACCAGCTCTAAATGA